One window from the genome of Trabulsiella odontotermitis encodes:
- the metR gene encoding HTH-type transcriptional regulator MetR — protein sequence MIEIKHLKTLQALRNSGSLAAAAATLHQTQSALSHQFSDLEQRLGFRLFVRKSQPLRFTPQGEILLQLANQVLPQISRALQACNEPQQTTLRIAIECHSCIQWLTPALQNFRAQWPQVEVDFKSGVTFDPQPALQQGELDIVLTSDILPRSGLHYSPMFDYEVRLILAPEHPLAAKARITPEDLASETLLIYPVQRGRLDIWRHFLQPAGVSPSLKSVDNTLLLIQMVAAQMGIAALPHWVVESFERQGLVTTKTLGEGLWSRLYAAVRDGEQRQPVTEAFIRSTRNHACDHLPFVRNAERPNGDGPTVKPLSPFPQ from the coding sequence ATGATCGAGATAAAACATCTGAAAACGCTACAGGCGTTACGGAACAGCGGCTCGCTCGCCGCAGCGGCAGCGACGCTGCATCAGACCCAGTCCGCCCTTTCCCATCAGTTCAGCGATCTGGAACAGCGCCTCGGCTTTCGTCTTTTTGTGCGTAAAAGTCAGCCGCTGCGCTTTACGCCGCAGGGGGAAATTCTGCTTCAACTGGCGAACCAGGTGCTGCCGCAAATCAGCCGCGCGCTGCAGGCCTGTAATGAGCCGCAGCAGACGACGTTGCGTATTGCGATTGAATGCCACAGCTGTATTCAGTGGCTGACTCCCGCACTGCAAAACTTTCGCGCGCAATGGCCGCAGGTTGAGGTGGATTTCAAATCAGGCGTGACGTTTGACCCGCAACCTGCGTTGCAGCAAGGCGAGCTGGATATCGTCCTCACCTCTGATATTCTCCCGCGCAGCGGTCTGCATTATTCGCCGATGTTTGATTACGAAGTGCGTCTGATTCTGGCGCCGGAGCATCCACTGGCGGCAAAAGCGCGGATCACGCCGGAAGATTTAGCCAGCGAAACGTTGCTCATTTACCCGGTGCAGCGCGGTCGTCTGGATATCTGGCGCCATTTCCTGCAACCCGCGGGCGTCAGCCCTTCACTGAAAAGCGTGGATAACACGCTGCTGTTGATCCAGATGGTGGCGGCGCAGATGGGGATCGCGGCGCTGCCACATTGGGTGGTGGAAAGCTTTGAACGTCAGGGTCTGGTGACCACCAAAACCCTGGGGGAAGGATTGTGGAGCCGGCTGTACGCCGCCGTGCGCGATGGCGAGCAGCGTCAGCCGGTGACGGAAGCGTTTATTCGTTCAACGCGGAATCACGCCTGCGATCACCTTCCTTTTGTGCGGAACGCGGAGCGACCCAATGGCGATGGACCCACAGTGAAGCCATTATCACCGTTCCCCCAATGA
- a CDS encoding carboxylate/amino acid/amine transporter encodes MALLIITTILWAFSFSLIGEYLAGHVDSYFSVLMRIGLAALVFIPFLRLRGQTLKTIALYMLVGAMQLGVMYLLSFRAYLYLTVSEFLLFTVLTPLYVTLIYDLLSKRRLRWGYLLSALLAVIGAAIIRYDKISDHFWTGLLLVQLANISFAIGMVGYKRLMEIHPMPQHNAFAWFYMGAFLVAIVAWFTLGDPQKLPTTSLQWGILVWLGVVASGLGYFMWNYGATQVDAGTLGIMNNVHVPAGLLVNLAIWQEQPHWPSFIIGGTVIMASLWVHRHWVAPRSAQKEGDRRRDSALNE; translated from the coding sequence GTGGCGCTACTCATTATCACCACCATCCTGTGGGCCTTCTCCTTTAGCCTGATTGGCGAATACCTCGCGGGGCATGTTGACAGCTATTTTTCAGTGCTGATGCGCATTGGCCTGGCGGCGCTGGTATTTATTCCGTTTCTGCGCCTGCGCGGGCAAACGCTGAAAACCATCGCACTGTATATGCTGGTTGGCGCCATGCAACTGGGCGTGATGTATCTGCTGAGTTTCCGCGCTTATCTCTACCTGACCGTATCAGAATTCCTGTTGTTCACGGTGTTAACGCCGCTGTACGTCACGCTGATTTACGATCTGCTCAGTAAACGCCGCTTGCGTTGGGGGTATCTCCTGAGCGCCTTACTGGCGGTGATCGGCGCCGCCATTATTCGCTATGACAAAATCAGCGACCATTTCTGGACGGGCCTGCTGCTGGTGCAACTGGCCAATATCAGCTTTGCCATTGGTATGGTGGGATATAAACGCCTGATGGAAATTCACCCGATGCCGCAACATAACGCCTTTGCGTGGTTTTACATGGGAGCATTTCTGGTGGCGATCGTGGCGTGGTTTACGCTTGGCGATCCGCAAAAACTGCCGACCACCTCGCTGCAGTGGGGCATTCTGGTGTGGCTGGGCGTTGTGGCCTCGGGTTTAGGATATTTCATGTGGAACTATGGTGCGACGCAGGTGGATGCCGGGACGCTCGGCATTATGAATAACGTCCATGTTCCTGCAGGGCTGTTGGTGAATCTGGCCATCTGGCAGGAACAGCCGCACTGGCCGAGTTTCATCATTGGGGGAACGGTGATAATGGCTTCACTGTGGGTCCATCGCCATTGGGTCGCTCCGCGTTCCGCACAAAAGGAAGGTGATCGCAGGCGTGATTCCGCGTTGAACGAATAA
- the yigL gene encoding sugar/pyridoxal phosphate phosphatase YigL, giving the protein MYQVVASDLDGTLLNPDHMLSPYTKETLKLLTARGIHFMFATGRHYIDVGQIRANLGIKAWMITSNGARVHDTDGNLVFAHNLDSDIASDLFGVVNNNPDIVTNVYRDDDWFMNRHRPEEMRFFKEAVFNYSLYEPGLLEPEGVSKVFFTCHDHEILLPLEQAINARWGDRVNVSFSTLTCLEVMAGGVSKGHALEAVAKKMGYNLQNCIAFGDGMNDAEMLSMAGKGCIMAGAHQRLKDLHPELEVIGSNADDAVAHYLRKLYLE; this is encoded by the coding sequence ATGTACCAGGTTGTTGCGTCTGATTTAGATGGCACGTTGCTTAATCCCGACCACATGTTGTCTCCCTACACCAAAGAAACGCTGAAACTGCTGACCGCCCGCGGCATTCATTTCATGTTCGCGACGGGTCGTCATTACATTGACGTCGGGCAAATCCGTGCGAATCTGGGTATTAAAGCCTGGATGATCACCTCCAACGGTGCGCGTGTGCATGACACCGACGGCAATCTGGTCTTCGCGCATAACCTTGATAGCGATATTGCCTCTGACCTGTTCGGCGTGGTGAACAATAATCCCGATATTGTGACCAACGTTTATCGTGATGATGACTGGTTCATGAACCGCCATCGCCCGGAAGAGATGCGTTTCTTCAAAGAAGCTGTATTTAACTATTCGCTTTACGAACCCGGTTTACTGGAGCCGGAAGGCGTCAGTAAAGTATTCTTTACTTGCCACGATCATGAGATCCTGCTGCCGCTGGAGCAGGCCATCAATGCCCGCTGGGGCGACCGAGTTAACGTTAGTTTTTCCACCCTGACCTGTCTGGAAGTGATGGCGGGTGGCGTGTCGAAAGGTCATGCACTGGAAGCCGTCGCGAAGAAAATGGGTTACAACCTGCAGAACTGTATTGCCTTCGGTGACGGTATGAACGACGCCGAAATGCTGTCGATGGCAGGGAAAGGTTGCATCATGGCTGGCGCGCATCAACGCCTGAAAGATCTGCATCCTGAACTGGAAGTGATTGGCAGTAATGCGGACGACGCCGTCGCTCATTATCTGCGCAAGTTATATCTGGAATAA
- the pldB gene encoding lysophospholipase L2, which yields MCQQQNDWETRENAFAAFSMGPLTEFWRQREEAEFKGVDNVPVRFVRFCHAKNDRVIVICPGRIESYVKYAELAWDLFHSGFDVLIIDHRGQGRSGRMLSDTHRGHVVNFSDYVDDLAAFWQQEVAPGHWRKRFILAHSMGGAIATLFLQRFPHQCDAIALSAPMFGIIIRLPDWMVRHILDWAEGHQRIREGYAIGTGRWRALPFGINVLTHSKERYRRNQRFYADNPQLRVGGPTWHWVREGMLAGEEVLAGASDDATPILLLQAEEERVVDNRMHERFCEIRAAAGHPCDGGKPLVIEGAYHEILFEKDAMRSVALHAIVDFFCRHD from the coding sequence ATGTGTCAGCAGCAAAATGACTGGGAAACGAGAGAAAATGCGTTTGCTGCATTCAGCATGGGGCCGTTGACGGAATTCTGGCGTCAGCGCGAAGAGGCTGAATTCAAGGGCGTGGACAATGTTCCGGTGCGTTTTGTTCGCTTCTGTCATGCCAAAAACGATCGTGTTATCGTCATCTGTCCCGGTCGAATCGAGAGTTACGTGAAGTATGCAGAGCTCGCCTGGGATCTGTTTCACAGCGGTTTTGACGTCCTGATTATCGATCATCGCGGGCAGGGACGTTCCGGGCGAATGCTGTCGGATACGCACCGCGGACATGTGGTCAACTTTAGTGACTACGTCGACGATCTTGCCGCGTTCTGGCAGCAAGAAGTCGCCCCGGGTCACTGGCGCAAGCGTTTTATCCTGGCTCATTCGATGGGAGGCGCAATAGCGACGCTCTTTTTGCAGCGTTTTCCTCATCAATGCGACGCCATCGCGCTGAGTGCGCCAATGTTTGGCATAATCATTCGTCTTCCCGACTGGATGGTGCGCCATATTCTCGACTGGGCTGAGGGCCATCAGCGCATTCGTGAAGGGTACGCCATCGGTACAGGCCGTTGGCGTGCGCTGCCGTTCGGGATTAACGTGCTGACACACAGCAAAGAACGCTATCGCCGTAACCAGCGTTTTTATGCTGACAACCCGCAATTACGGGTCGGCGGTCCGACCTGGCACTGGGTGCGGGAAGGCATGCTGGCGGGCGAAGAGGTGCTCGCAGGCGCGTCAGACGACGCCACGCCTATTCTGTTGTTGCAGGCGGAAGAAGAGCGTGTGGTGGATAATCGCATGCACGAACGTTTTTGTGAAATCCGCGCCGCGGCGGGTCATCCCTGTGATGGGGGTAAACCGCTTGTCATAGAAGGCGCTTACCATGAGATCCTTTTCGAAAAGGACGCTATGCGCTCGGTCGCGCTTCATGCCATCGTCGATTTTTTCTGTCGACATGATTAA
- the rhtB gene encoding homoserine/homoserine lactone efflux protein, protein MTFEWWFAYLLTAIILSLSPGSGAINTMTTAINHGYRGAVASIAGLQTGLGIHIVLVGIGLGTLFSRSVIAFEVLKWAGAAYLIWLGIQQWRAAGAIDLKGLANMQSRRKLYRRAVFVNLTNPKSIVFLAALFPQFVMPQQPQVMQYVILGVTTIVVDIIVMIGYATLATRIAAWIKGPRQMKALNKIFGSLFMLVGALLASARHA, encoded by the coding sequence ATGACTTTCGAGTGGTGGTTTGCCTACTTGCTGACAGCAATCATCCTGAGCCTTTCACCCGGTTCAGGTGCCATTAATACCATGACGACGGCCATCAACCATGGCTATCGTGGCGCGGTGGCGTCTATCGCCGGGCTGCAAACCGGTCTGGGTATCCATATCGTGCTGGTGGGCATCGGTCTTGGGACGCTATTTTCCCGTTCTGTTATCGCCTTTGAAGTGCTGAAATGGGCTGGCGCGGCCTATCTCATCTGGCTCGGGATCCAGCAGTGGCGCGCTGCCGGCGCGATTGACCTGAAAGGCCTCGCAAACATGCAGTCCCGGCGAAAACTCTACCGACGCGCCGTGTTTGTGAATCTCACCAATCCGAAGAGTATTGTTTTTCTCGCCGCACTGTTTCCCCAGTTTGTCATGCCGCAACAGCCGCAGGTTATGCAATATGTCATCCTCGGCGTAACCACGATCGTGGTGGATATTATCGTGATGATTGGTTATGCCACGCTGGCAACACGCATCGCCGCCTGGATCAAAGGCCCTCGCCAGATGAAGGCCCTGAACAAGATTTTCGGTTCGCTGTTTATGCTGGTAGGTGCGCTACTGGCGTCAGCACGACATGCCTGA
- a CDS encoding type VI secretion system PAAR protein, giving the protein MPLAAKLNDKGTEHDGYHETVITAGSATVLIDRLPAARLGDPLTPHDKPKHPPHPRKIASGSGTVFIEGIPAARMGDSVDCGGVIVGSGTVNIG; this is encoded by the coding sequence ATGCCTTTAGCCGCAAAACTCAATGATAAAGGAACCGAGCACGACGGTTATCACGAAACCGTGATTACTGCGGGTTCCGCTACGGTATTAATCGATAGATTGCCCGCTGCGAGGTTAGGCGATCCTCTTACGCCGCATGATAAACCCAAGCATCCGCCTCATCCGCGAAAAATCGCCAGCGGGTCGGGCACTGTGTTTATTGAGGGCATTCCCGCAGCCAGAATGGGTGATAGCGTTGACTGCGGTGGGGTTATTGTTGGCAGTGGAACGGTGAATATCGGCTAA
- a CDS encoding kinase — protein MIISPPLLRERSGTESDADWVNRMMAADPQRSFPVNRGQSWHGGLHLTGNASDPVRCIADGKVISLRQPDSGKRHVPPLNYNGMTDNGYVLLKHETETGSGDDGQIVYYSLYMHLNSIDENVSVGKTLYRKSPTGTAGMVDGQSGYHFQIFCDDENIRKITGRTTPETDLTKDGRTDVVYGDIHFYLPAGTAVYEAMPEDNSLVNNSPLKKTGEALFVTMSFDRGNCTMVTRRQNSATGIYPEVGEPLMNADGEDYEYNLYASALKLYPESPSAGYEMLRFGRVINTDYETLVPADAPLWRTVNTPQGKGIVNLGARDIRVYSDGDFPHWTGWQLVDDDTDTNSQCNSPTVLCAGNRDVSRLICHFPLEWDGTTVDSRFEWLKSPNEVLSKPMTECGWNLLTAHGKALCLAENPLPSGRVWHFDPRQFITHFRKCGWLSYGELSQIYPDSIYPSSMTKINVTPKEIKDKYKSSVNQSMNKYFINTSSRKAHFFAQGAVESYCMASMMEGTASFGINPLHASFASEENGYYNPPAGGYLDYLNGRLGNVESGDGPKFRGRGFKQVTGRLNYSKYWVYRGWVNISTYPMTYANFIRPWWGRVVRLEFAPKIENPEILSVEPYCSLDASAWYWSGGSASAGYRSINKLIVEGDLTFVHSRKITNAINGGYSMARERWEHTVRIYKVVGDNI, from the coding sequence ATGATCATCAGCCCGCCGTTACTGCGTGAGCGCTCCGGTACTGAAAGCGACGCCGACTGGGTGAACAGGATGATGGCAGCGGACCCGCAGCGAAGTTTCCCGGTCAACCGGGGGCAGTCCTGGCATGGCGGGCTTCATCTGACCGGCAATGCCTCAGACCCCGTCCGGTGTATTGCAGACGGTAAAGTGATTTCACTGCGTCAGCCGGATAGCGGGAAACGTCATGTTCCGCCGCTGAATTACAACGGGATGACAGATAACGGCTATGTGCTGCTGAAACATGAAACAGAAACCGGCAGCGGGGATGACGGTCAGATTGTCTATTACTCGCTGTATATGCACCTGAACAGCATCGACGAAAACGTGTCAGTCGGGAAAACGCTGTACCGTAAATCCCCGACAGGTACAGCCGGCATGGTGGACGGGCAGAGCGGATATCATTTCCAGATATTCTGCGACGATGAAAATATCCGCAAAATAACCGGAAGAACCACGCCGGAAACAGACCTGACGAAAGACGGGCGGACGGATGTGGTGTATGGCGATATTCATTTTTACCTGCCTGCCGGAACCGCCGTTTATGAAGCCATGCCGGAGGATAACTCGCTGGTGAATAACAGTCCGCTGAAGAAAACCGGCGAGGCGTTATTTGTGACGATGAGTTTCGACAGGGGCAACTGTACGATGGTCACGCGGCGGCAGAACAGTGCGACCGGTATTTATCCGGAAGTGGGTGAGCCATTAATGAATGCGGATGGCGAAGACTATGAGTACAACCTGTACGCTTCCGCCCTGAAACTCTATCCGGAGAGCCCGAGCGCCGGTTACGAGATGCTGCGTTTTGGCCGGGTAATCAATACGGATTATGAAACGCTGGTGCCGGCAGATGCGCCATTGTGGCGGACGGTGAACACACCACAGGGAAAAGGGATTGTGAATCTGGGGGCCAGGGACATCAGGGTTTACAGTGACGGCGACTTTCCGCACTGGACGGGCTGGCAACTGGTGGATGATGACACGGACACCAACAGCCAGTGTAACTCGCCGACGGTCCTGTGTGCGGGCAACCGGGATGTCAGCCGGCTGATTTGCCATTTCCCGCTGGAATGGGACGGCACCACGGTGGATTCACGGTTTGAATGGCTGAAATCGCCGAATGAGGTCCTGTCAAAACCGATGACGGAGTGTGGCTGGAATCTGCTGACGGCGCACGGGAAGGCGCTCTGTCTGGCGGAAAACCCGTTACCATCCGGGCGTGTCTGGCATTTTGACCCGCGACAGTTTATTACTCATTTCAGGAAGTGTGGGTGGCTGAGTTATGGAGAATTGAGTCAAATCTATCCTGATTCAATATACCCCAGTTCCATGACGAAAATTAATGTTACCCCAAAAGAGATAAAAGATAAGTATAAATCATCTGTCAACCAATCAATGAACAAGTATTTTATAAATACATCATCCAGAAAAGCTCATTTTTTCGCACAAGGTGCAGTAGAATCATATTGCATGGCATCAATGATGGAGGGAACTGCAAGTTTCGGTATAAACCCTTTACATGCAAGTTTTGCCAGCGAAGAAAATGGGTATTACAACCCTCCAGCGGGAGGATATCTGGATTACCTGAATGGCCGGTTGGGTAATGTCGAGAGTGGAGATGGTCCAAAATTTAGAGGCCGAGGATTCAAGCAGGTCACAGGAAGATTGAATTATAGTAAGTACTGGGTGTATCGCGGGTGGGTAAATATATCAACTTATCCAATGACATATGCGAATTTTATCAGGCCATGGTGGGGGCGAGTAGTAAGATTAGAATTTGCGCCGAAAATTGAAAACCCTGAGATTTTGTCAGTCGAACCATATTGTTCTCTTGATGCAAGTGCATGGTATTGGAGTGGTGGTTCTGCTTCAGCGGGATATCGTTCAATAAATAAATTAATTGTTGAGGGTGATTTAACATTCGTACACTCAAGGAAAATAACTAATGCAATCAATGGTGGCTACTCTATGGCTCGTGAACGATGGGAACATACTGTAAGAATTTATAAAGTGGTTGGTGATAACATCTAG
- a CDS encoding type VI secretion system Vgr family protein, translating into MSLQGLRFTLDIDGQRTETFAVVRFRLTQALSTPFTLEAEVAGNRFRQAADALLEKTAVLTVWQGMTALRRVTGVVAAFCTGADNGWQTQYMLRIHPPLWRSSLRQNFRIFQQQDIEAITATLLAENGITDWTPWCYGEHPAREFCVQYGESDLAFLTRLWSEEGIFFYDRPSAEGDGLTLRLTDDEAGLYPAGEMAFNPDSHADTTNPCISEFRYQVQVRPSSVETQDHTFKSPLWDARFGRDGEHLNGQYTQYEIFDYPGRFKDEQHGRDFARYQTEGWRNDAEMAACVSNSPSLWPGARFTLTGHPSDPCNRDWQVVSGVLSGEQPQALHGSRGQGTTLSNCLTVIPADRTWRPRPAAKPKVDGPQSAMVTGPAGEEIFCDEYGRVRVRFHWDRYAPGNEDSSCWIRVSQAWAGAGFGNLALPRVGQEVIVDFLHGDPDQPVVTGRAWNDISLPQGSLPETKTQMSIRSKTYKGSGFNELRFEDATGNEQLYLHAQKNMDTEVLNNRTTDVKVDHSETIGNNQQITVGLGQTVTVGKENAGGHDQTVTVAHDQRLTVRNDRTLTVSNDHLTRTGNDESLYVARDRKVTVEGKQEHSTTGDHLSQVQGSLSLTVKGDLAQEVSGALGISAQGEIVLSSSSRITLQSGSSFIVIHPGGVDISGPLINLNSGGSPGTAVQPLLPAVLKAEEEENEEAPQEEDAEDNGDSSNNNGQGQQDEPETSETESQFLFS; encoded by the coding sequence ATGTCATTACAGGGATTACGCTTCACGCTGGATATCGACGGGCAGAGGACGGAAACCTTCGCCGTTGTCCGTTTCCGCCTCACCCAGGCACTGTCCACCCCCTTTACACTCGAGGCGGAAGTGGCCGGCAACCGGTTCCGCCAGGCCGCGGATGCACTGCTCGAGAAAACCGCCGTCCTGACTGTCTGGCAGGGCATGACCGCGCTGCGCCGGGTCACCGGTGTGGTGGCCGCCTTCTGCACGGGGGCGGACAACGGCTGGCAGACGCAGTATATGCTGCGCATCCATCCGCCGCTGTGGCGCAGCAGCCTGCGGCAGAACTTCCGTATATTCCAGCAGCAGGACATTGAGGCCATCACCGCCACCCTGCTGGCGGAAAACGGTATCACCGACTGGACCCCGTGGTGTTACGGCGAACACCCCGCCCGGGAATTCTGCGTGCAGTACGGGGAAAGCGACCTGGCCTTCCTGACCCGCCTGTGGTCTGAAGAAGGTATCTTCTTTTATGACCGTCCGTCAGCAGAAGGAGACGGGCTGACGCTGAGGCTGACCGATGACGAAGCCGGACTGTACCCGGCCGGGGAGATGGCGTTTAACCCTGACAGCCACGCAGACACCACAAACCCCTGCATCAGTGAATTCCGCTATCAGGTGCAGGTTCGCCCCTCCTCTGTCGAAACACAGGACCACACCTTCAAATCACCGCTGTGGGACGCCCGCTTCGGTCGAGACGGTGAGCACCTGAACGGGCAGTACACGCAGTATGAAATCTTCGACTACCCGGGGCGCTTTAAGGATGAACAGCACGGCCGGGACTTTGCGCGTTATCAGACGGAAGGCTGGCGTAATGATGCGGAAATGGCCGCCTGTGTCAGTAACTCACCGTCCCTGTGGCCCGGTGCCCGCTTCACCCTGACCGGACATCCGTCAGACCCGTGCAACCGGGACTGGCAGGTGGTGAGTGGTGTGCTGAGTGGTGAACAGCCGCAGGCGCTGCACGGCAGCCGGGGTCAGGGCACCACCCTGAGCAACTGCCTGACAGTGATACCGGCAGACCGCACCTGGCGGCCGCGGCCGGCCGCGAAACCGAAAGTGGACGGTCCGCAGAGTGCCATGGTGACCGGCCCGGCCGGCGAGGAAATCTTCTGTGATGAGTACGGCCGGGTACGGGTGCGTTTTCACTGGGACCGGTACGCGCCGGGGAATGAGGACAGCTCATGCTGGATACGGGTGTCTCAGGCATGGGCCGGTGCCGGGTTCGGCAACCTCGCCCTGCCGCGGGTGGGGCAGGAAGTGATTGTGGATTTCCTCCACGGCGACCCGGACCAGCCGGTGGTCACCGGGCGGGCCTGGAATGACATCAGTCTCCCGCAGGGCAGTCTGCCGGAGACGAAAACACAGATGAGTATCCGCTCGAAGACGTATAAGGGCAGCGGCTTTAATGAGCTGCGGTTTGAGGATGCGACCGGGAATGAACAGCTGTACCTGCATGCACAGAAGAATATGGACACCGAGGTCCTGAACAACCGGACGACGGATGTGAAGGTGGACCACTCAGAAACCATCGGCAACAACCAGCAGATTACCGTGGGGCTGGGGCAGACGGTGACGGTGGGTAAGGAAAATGCCGGAGGCCACGACCAGACGGTGACCGTGGCGCATGACCAGCGCCTCACGGTACGGAATGACCGGACACTGACGGTCAGCAACGACCATCTCACCCGCACGGGCAATGACGAGTCGCTGTATGTGGCCCGGGACAGAAAGGTCACCGTGGAGGGGAAACAGGAGCACAGCACCACGGGTGACCATCTCAGTCAGGTGCAGGGAAGCCTCAGCCTGACGGTGAAGGGTGACCTGGCGCAGGAGGTGTCCGGCGCGCTGGGTATCAGTGCGCAGGGTGAGATTGTGCTGAGCAGCAGCAGCCGGATTACCCTGCAGTCGGGAAGTTCGTTCATCGTGATACATCCCGGCGGGGTGGATATCAGCGGGCCGCTCATCAACCTGAACAGCGGGGGGAGTCCGGGGACGGCGGTTCAGCCGTTACTGCCAGCAGTACTAAAGGCTGAGGAAGAGGAAAACGAAGAGGCACCCCAGGAGGAGGATGCAGAAGACAACGGAGATAGCAGTAATAACAATGGTCAAGGACAGCAGGATGAACCGGAAACGTCAGAAACAGAAAGTCAGTTCCTGTTCTCATAA
- the rhtC gene encoding threonine export protein RhtC encodes MLMLFLTVALVHIIALMSPGPDFFFVSQTAVSRSRKEAMMGVLGITAGVMVWAGVALLGLHLILQKMAWLHNIIMVGGGLYLCWMGYQMLRGALKKEVSTAPAPQVELARSGRSFLKGLLTNLANPKAIIYFGSVFSLFVGDNIGGAERWGIFLLIIVETFAWFTLVASLFALPAMRRGYQRMAKWIDGVAGTLFAAFGLHLILSR; translated from the coding sequence ATGTTAATGCTCTTTCTCACCGTGGCGCTGGTGCATATCATCGCGCTGATGAGCCCAGGACCGGACTTTTTCTTCGTTTCGCAAACAGCGGTCAGCCGCTCACGCAAAGAAGCCATGATGGGCGTGCTGGGGATCACCGCTGGCGTTATGGTCTGGGCAGGCGTTGCGCTGCTTGGTCTGCACTTAATCCTGCAAAAAATGGCGTGGCTGCATAATATCATCATGGTCGGCGGCGGCCTTTATCTCTGCTGGATGGGCTATCAGATGCTGCGCGGCGCGCTGAAGAAAGAGGTCAGTACCGCGCCGGCACCGCAGGTAGAATTAGCCCGCAGCGGGCGCAGTTTTCTGAAGGGGTTGCTGACGAACCTCGCCAATCCCAAAGCGATTATCTATTTCGGTTCGGTGTTCTCGTTGTTTGTTGGCGACAACATCGGCGGCGCCGAGCGCTGGGGCATTTTCCTGCTGATCATTGTAGAAACCTTTGCCTGGTTCACCCTCGTCGCCAGCCTCTTTGCGCTCCCGGCGATGCGCCGTGGCTATCAGCGCATGGCGAAATGGATCGACGGCGTCGCCGGAACGCTCTTCGCTGCGTTTGGGCTGCATCTGATCCTTTCCCGCTAA